From the genome of Gemmatimonadales bacterium, one region includes:
- the pyrF gene encoding orotidine-5'-phosphate decarboxylase gives MAELLVALDHADPADAIALLDLLPERAPVKVGAVLLARAGIGFVRGLVGEGHPVFLDPKWHDIPNTVSGAVSAAAELGVDMVTVHALGGDAMLRAAVEAAAGRTRIIAVTMLTSHSAAEFAAVTGRPRVDPEQEVARLAGIAAAAGVAGVVCSPQEIAVVRGVAAFERIVVPGIRRDGDAVGDQQRTASPAIAIAAGATHLVVGRPITSAAAPAEAYAEFVAAMG, from the coding sequence GTGGCTGAACTGCTCGTGGCGCTGGATCACGCCGATCCGGCCGATGCGATTGCATTGCTCGACCTGCTTCCCGAACGCGCACCGGTCAAGGTCGGCGCCGTACTCTTGGCGCGAGCCGGCATCGGCTTCGTTCGCGGACTCGTCGGCGAAGGTCATCCGGTCTTCCTCGACCCCAAATGGCATGACATCCCCAACACCGTCTCCGGTGCTGTCTCCGCCGCCGCGGAACTCGGCGTCGACATGGTCACGGTCCACGCCCTGGGCGGCGACGCGATGTTGCGGGCGGCGGTCGAAGCGGCGGCGGGGCGAACGCGCATCATCGCCGTCACGATGCTCACCTCCCACAGCGCAGCGGAGTTTGCAGCGGTGACCGGCAGACCTCGCGTCGATCCGGAGCAGGAGGTCGCCCGCCTCGCCGGTATCGCGGCCGCAGCGGGGGTGGCCGGCGTCGTCTGCTCGCCGCAGGAGATCGCGGTGGTGCGCGGAGTTGCGGCGTTCGAGCGGATCGTGGTGCCCGGGATCCGCCGCGATGGCGACGCCGTCGGCGACCAGCAGCGGACCGCATCGCCTGCCATCGCGATCGCGGCGGGCGCGACGCACCTGGTCGTGGGGAGGCCGATTACCTCGGCCGCTGCGCCCGCGGAAGCCTACGCCGAGTTCGTGGCAGCGATGGGCTGA
- a CDS encoding dihydroorotate dehydrogenase yields the protein MTIARTVAGISFRNPVLLASGTAGFGRELDGVIDLDRIGGLVTKAVSIAARHGNRAPRVAEFAGGMLNSIGLANPGVAVVVDASLPWLALHHPQLPVLMNVVGFEVEEYAAVIQRTETGPGPAAFELNLSCPNTAAGGLEFGADAHAMRAVVASCRAATRRPIFVKLSPTLPDIASMARTARDAGADGVTLVNTMPGYLAEGGVPALGNGNGGVSGPALRPVGLLAVRRTAAALPGFPIIGVGGIATAAHVREYLDAGASLVEIGTAALADPRVPERLIRDLERHGG from the coding sequence GTGACCATTGCCCGCACGGTTGCGGGGATCAGCTTCCGCAATCCAGTGCTGCTCGCGTCCGGGACGGCGGGCTTCGGGCGCGAACTCGACGGCGTGATCGATCTCGATCGGATCGGCGGCCTGGTCACCAAGGCGGTGTCGATCGCTGCGCGCCATGGCAATCGCGCGCCGCGCGTCGCGGAATTCGCCGGCGGGATGCTCAATTCGATCGGGCTCGCGAATCCCGGAGTCGCCGTCGTCGTCGACGCGTCGCTGCCGTGGCTCGCGTTGCATCATCCACAGCTGCCGGTACTGATGAACGTGGTCGGATTCGAGGTCGAGGAATACGCGGCCGTCATCCAGCGCACCGAGACCGGGCCGGGACCCGCGGCGTTCGAGCTCAATCTCTCCTGTCCCAACACCGCTGCGGGCGGCCTCGAGTTCGGCGCGGATGCGCACGCGATGCGCGCCGTGGTCGCCAGCTGCCGCGCAGCAACGCGCCGCCCGATCTTCGTCAAGTTGTCGCCGACCCTTCCCGATATTGCGTCGATGGCCCGAACCGCGCGCGACGCCGGCGCCGATGGTGTGACGCTGGTCAACACGATGCCGGGGTATCTCGCCGAAGGTGGCGTCCCGGCGCTCGGCAACGGCAATGGCGGTGTGAGCGGTCCGGCGCTGCGACCGGTCGGGCTGCTCGCCGTGCGTCGCACCGCGGCGGCACTTCCTGGGTTTCCGATCATCGGCGTCGGTGGGATCGCGACGGCGGCGCATGTCCGCGAGTATCTCGATGCCGGCGCGTCACTGGTCGAGATCGGAACCGCAGCGCTCGCCGATCCGAGAGTGCCCGAACGATTGATCCGCGACCTGGAGCGACACGGTGGCTGA